The following coding sequences are from one Leptolyngbya sp. NIES-3755 window:
- a CDS encoding short-chain dehydrogenase/reductase SDR (similar to AA sequence:cyanobase_aa:Cyan7425_3728): MNDLTGKIALVTGGAQGLGEAICRVLATAGVTVIVADIREELAEKIALEISSEGGKAAALRLDVTDEAQIQKSIDKVIQDYDHLDILINNAGIDVTVSIEELDINAWDRIMAVNLRAPFILSKAVITHMKQRQSGHIVNIASTASKRTWANATAYHASKWGLVGFSHALHVEARPERVKVTAVIAGGMQTPFILDRFPDTPLDKLQDPKNVADTIRYILTQPPETVIPEVMVIPMQESSWP, encoded by the coding sequence ATGAACGATTTAACTGGAAAAATTGCATTAGTTACAGGCGGTGCACAAGGATTGGGAGAAGCAATCTGTCGTGTTCTAGCAACCGCAGGCGTAACTGTGATTGTGGCAGACATTCGTGAAGAACTTGCAGAAAAGATTGCTTTAGAAATTAGCTCAGAGGGGGGGAAAGCCGCAGCCCTCAGATTAGATGTGACCGATGAAGCTCAAATTCAGAAGAGCATTGATAAAGTCATTCAAGACTATGACCATCTGGATATCTTGATCAACAATGCAGGAATTGATGTCACAGTGTCGATCGAAGAACTTGATATCAACGCTTGGGATCGAATCATGGCGGTGAATCTCCGCGCTCCTTTCATTCTCTCGAAAGCCGTGATCACACACATGAAGCAACGCCAGTCCGGGCACATTGTGAACATTGCTTCAACGGCATCCAAACGAACTTGGGCAAATGCGACCGCGTATCATGCTAGCAAATGGGGCTTGGTTGGCTTTAGTCATGCGCTCCATGTAGAAGCTCGTCCTGAACGGGTGAAAGTCACGGCTGTGATTGCGGGTGGAATGCAAACCCCGTTTATTCTCGATCGCTTTCCTGATACTCCGCTCGACAAGCTCCAAGATCCGAAGAATGTGGCGGATACAATTCGCTATATCTTGACTCAACCCCCTGAAACTGTGATTCCAGAAGTGATGGTGATTCCGATGCAGGAATCGTCTTGGCCCTAA
- a CDS encoding transcriptional regulator, CdaR (similar to AA sequence:cyanobase_aa:Cyan7425_0948): MIRDGILLTRFKRVAKGIVQRIQEVLNAQVFVVDDRGMIVASTEVEAIGHCFDAPSNIRLPFQVEQQRGEVILSHLESDEISLRLTQVLVELIVNQASSIAHQPLQPELKNKFIHDLLRAPSRDESEVLREAQILGLDFTRPRAVILIDAAHYLLSCPTKPFEMLDVQTQRSIQVIIGSIVKFFHLPNDTICAYIGGSEIAVLKASSTQDLEAWADQKDPAGNPSWANLAALKRASTELLNQLRSQTQTDLSVGIGRYHPGIQGLARSYQDARAALSLGHHFSGDNRVYCLDDLGVAAFIGISDESTKIDLAKHLLSPLDQEPELIDTLQAFFAENCYPSSTASKLSIHRNTLSYRLDKITSLTGLNPRLFDDAVQIRLALLLRSFVNSHPENDIRLGNCTISEHSNSLHLVQMPNVFSH; the protein is encoded by the coding sequence GTGATACGAGACGGAATCTTGCTGACTCGATTTAAACGAGTTGCGAAAGGGATTGTTCAACGCATTCAAGAAGTGCTGAATGCACAGGTTTTTGTGGTGGACGATCGAGGAATGATTGTTGCAAGTACGGAGGTTGAAGCGATCGGTCATTGTTTTGATGCACCATCGAATATTAGGTTGCCTTTCCAAGTTGAGCAACAACGGGGAGAAGTGATTCTCAGCCATTTAGAGTCGGATGAAATTTCACTGCGGCTGACACAGGTTCTAGTTGAATTGATCGTGAATCAGGCATCATCGATCGCGCATCAACCTCTACAGCCTGAATTGAAAAATAAGTTTATTCATGACTTGCTTCGCGCTCCTAGTCGAGATGAATCGGAAGTATTGAGAGAAGCACAGATTTTAGGCTTAGATTTCACTCGTCCTCGTGCTGTGATTTTGATTGATGCGGCTCATTATTTACTGTCTTGCCCAACTAAACCGTTTGAAATGTTAGATGTTCAAACCCAAAGGAGCATTCAAGTCATCATTGGTAGCATTGTTAAATTCTTTCATCTACCGAACGACACAATTTGCGCTTACATTGGCGGTAGTGAAATTGCAGTACTCAAAGCGAGTAGCACTCAGGATTTAGAAGCTTGGGCAGATCAGAAAGATCCAGCGGGGAACCCTTCTTGGGCGAACTTAGCAGCCCTCAAACGAGCAAGCACAGAACTATTGAATCAACTGCGATCGCAAACTCAAACGGATCTGAGTGTTGGGATTGGGCGATATCATCCGGGAATTCAGGGATTAGCTCGATCGTATCAAGATGCAAGAGCGGCATTATCTCTCGGTCATCATTTTTCTGGAGATAATCGCGTCTATTGTCTGGATGATCTGGGTGTCGCTGCATTTATTGGCATCTCAGACGAAAGCACAAAAATTGATTTGGCAAAGCATTTATTAAGTCCATTAGATCAAGAACCGGAACTGATCGATACGCTACAAGCTTTCTTTGCCGAGAATTGCTATCCGTCTTCTACTGCAAGCAAGTTATCTATCCACAGAAATACTTTAAGTTATCGCCTTGACAAGATTACTTCGCTCACTGGACTGAATCCCCGTCTATTTGATGATGCGGTTCAAATCCGATTGGCGTTACTATTACGCTCTTTTGTCAATTCGCATCCAGAAAATGATATTCGATTGGGCAATTGCACAATCTCTGAGCATTCAAATTCTTTACATCTTGTGCAAATGCCCAATGTATTCTCTCATTAA
- a CDS encoding hypothetical protein (similar to AA sequence:cyanobase_aa:Cyan7425_0949), giving the protein MWHEQKILVIQPGNNAESLRSGIEQVRSRFPMAQIVLLCTAQLSRMALSIVDINQVLVHCAIDETGLSGAPERLLNLIELLRVEQFEAAIVLPDENRSPYSFAYLCYLAEIPVRIGVSCEFGGGVLSQCGASLEELLERVQEAA; this is encoded by the coding sequence ATGTGGCATGAACAAAAGATATTGGTGATTCAACCGGGCAACAATGCTGAAAGCTTGCGATCGGGAATTGAACAAGTGCGATCGCGCTTTCCAATGGCTCAGATCGTGCTGTTGTGTACGGCTCAACTGAGTCGGATGGCATTGTCGATCGTGGATATTAATCAGGTCTTGGTGCATTGTGCGATCGATGAAACTGGATTGTCTGGTGCTCCGGAGCGATTGTTGAACTTGATTGAACTTCTGAGAGTTGAGCAATTTGAGGCTGCGATCGTTCTACCCGATGAGAATCGATCGCCTTATTCGTTTGCTTATCTTTGTTATTTGGCAGAGATTCCGGTGCGGATTGGGGTGTCTTGTGAGTTTGGAGGCGGAGTGTTGTCACAGTGCGGGGCGAGTCTTGAGGAACTGCTGGAACGAGTTCAGGAGGCGGCGTGA
- a CDS encoding glycosyl transferase family 9 (similar to AA sequence:cyanobase_aa:Cyan7425_0950), which produces MSGTISNLEKIAIVRALPGLGDFLCAIPALRALRTAFPQARVTFIGLPNSQGLVERFSQYIDEFVVLPGYPGLPEQPANLAALPEFFEQMRSRKFDLAIQMHGSGVVTNPLTLGLSATRTIGFFQPGQTCPDPDSFLPFVETEHEILRYLRLLEFVGIPASEPEMAFPIAMLDRQEFQTLSQLHGLKRYVCIHAGASVRSRCWSGDRFAAVGEQLAQKGWQIVLTGTCEERGLTDSIARLIKAPTINLAGRTSLGTLAALLEGCKLLVSNDTGISHLAAALKVPSVVIFSGSDPLRWSPLDQQRHRSIVPPASVGDVLEQVESLLKQESIYVA; this is translated from the coding sequence GAACGGCTTTTCCTCAAGCGCGGGTTACATTCATCGGGTTGCCTAATTCACAGGGCTTGGTGGAGCGATTTTCACAATACATTGACGAATTTGTAGTGCTGCCAGGTTATCCAGGTTTACCAGAACAGCCTGCAAACTTAGCCGCGTTGCCAGAGTTTTTTGAACAGATGCGATCGCGAAAATTCGATCTAGCGATTCAAATGCACGGAAGTGGTGTAGTAACGAATCCGCTAACTTTGGGCTTGAGTGCAACTCGAACGATCGGCTTTTTTCAACCGGGTCAAACTTGTCCTGATCCAGACTCATTTCTACCATTCGTTGAAACAGAACACGAGATTCTAAGATATCTTCGACTGCTTGAGTTTGTTGGGATTCCAGCTTCAGAACCAGAGATGGCATTTCCGATCGCAATGCTTGATCGACAAGAGTTTCAAACTTTGTCTCAGCTACACGGATTGAAGCGATATGTCTGTATTCATGCGGGGGCGAGTGTGCGATCGCGGTGTTGGTCGGGCGATCGATTTGCAGCGGTTGGAGAGCAGCTTGCTCAGAAGGGTTGGCAGATTGTTTTGACTGGAACTTGTGAAGAACGAGGATTGACGGACTCGATCGCTCGATTGATCAAGGCTCCAACAATCAATCTAGCAGGACGCACAAGTTTAGGAACATTAGCGGCGTTGTTAGAAGGCTGCAAATTATTGGTGAGCAACGATACGGGAATTTCCCATCTTGCTGCGGCACTGAAAGTTCCGAGTGTTGTGATTTTTAGTGGTTCTGACCCTTTGCGATGGTCGCCTTTGGATCAGCAGCGACATCGATCGATTGTTCCGCCTGCTTCGGTGGGTGATGTTTTAGAGCAAGTTGAATCGTTGTTGAAGCAGGAGTCGATCTATGTGGCATGA
- a CDS encoding glycosyl transferase group 1 (similar to AA sequence:cyanobase_aa:Cyan7425_3726), with translation MKPLRILTWHVHGSYLYYLVQSPHQFFLPVKPGFPEGYGGKLGGFAWGDNVHNVPADEVRNLEFDCILFQSRKNYLEDQYEILSAKQRQLPRLYLEHDPPREHPTDTCHVVNDPNVLLVHVTHFNDLMWDSGDTPTSVIEHGVIIPEYVRYKGDLEKGIVIVNGLQSRGRRLGADVFDRVRSQVPLDLVGMQAEKLDGKGEVPHDQLAEFTSHYRFFFNPIRYTSLGLSVCEAMMIGMPIVGLATTEMTTVIENGVSGYVDTNVDRLIEVMQHLQQYPEDAQQLSQGARKFAEQRFNINRFVRDWNQAFARVVDRKPTLSVV, from the coding sequence ATGAAACCTCTTCGGATTCTCACCTGGCATGTCCACGGGAGTTATTTGTATTATCTAGTTCAGTCTCCACATCAGTTCTTTCTACCTGTGAAACCAGGATTTCCAGAAGGATATGGTGGAAAGTTGGGAGGCTTTGCTTGGGGTGACAATGTGCATAATGTTCCGGCTGACGAAGTGCGGAATTTGGAGTTTGATTGCATTTTGTTCCAGTCTCGCAAGAACTATCTCGAAGATCAGTACGAAATTCTTTCAGCGAAACAGCGACAGTTACCCCGTCTTTATCTCGAACATGATCCGCCTCGTGAACATCCGACCGATACTTGCCACGTGGTGAATGATCCGAATGTCCTATTAGTTCATGTCACCCATTTCAATGATTTAATGTGGGACAGTGGCGATACTCCAACCTCTGTGATTGAACATGGCGTGATTATTCCTGAGTATGTTCGGTACAAAGGGGACTTAGAAAAAGGGATTGTGATTGTCAATGGCTTGCAGTCACGTGGGCGACGATTGGGGGCAGATGTGTTCGATCGAGTTCGGTCTCAAGTTCCACTCGATTTAGTTGGAATGCAGGCTGAAAAACTGGATGGAAAGGGGGAAGTTCCGCATGATCAACTGGCTGAATTTACCTCGCACTATCGATTCTTCTTCAATCCGATTCGATATACCAGTCTAGGTTTATCGGTTTGTGAGGCGATGATGATTGGAATGCCGATCGTTGGACTAGCAACAACAGAAATGACCACGGTAATTGAGAACGGCGTTTCTGGCTATGTTGATACGAATGTCGATCGCTTAATTGAAGTGATGCAGCATCTCCAACAATACCCGGAAGACGCACAGCAACTAAGTCAGGGTGCGCGAAAATTCGCTGAACAACGATTTAATATCAATCGGTTCGTGCGCGATTGGAATCAGGCATTTGCACGAGTTGTCGATCGTAAACCTACTCTTTCTGTCGTATGA
- a CDS encoding glycosyl transferase group 1 (similar to AA sequence:cyanobase_aa:Cyan7425_3727), producing the protein MKRIALISEHASPFGILGGVDSGGQNVYVGQLAKHLAKRGYQVDIFTRRDRALLPEIAEWSEGVRLIHVPAGDPVEIRKEDLLPYMQEFTAYMLRFCQQTHYDLVHANFWMSGLVAAELKRVLQIPFVITFHALGRVRRFHQGGNDEFPDERFDIEDRLVREADRIIAECPQDETDLVQLYNADPHKITIIPCGFDPSEFWCLDKALARVAIGLNPDDRIILQLGRMVPRKGVDTAIAGFAKFCEKTPAKLIIVGGELNDSDPRIAKEVDRLTAIATELNVSDRVHFVGRKGREVLRYYYSAADVFITTPWYEPFGITPLESMACGTPVIGANVGGVKFSVADGETGYLVPPNQPDAIADRLSHLYAHPTLLKKLSQQAIRRANDHFTWQSVADSMATLYQSILIDSSPLDSTAVIDRGFTSVITAIQSAQQCLQTELIQAATLITNCFTQGGKVLICGNGGSAADAQHCAAEFVGRFKIPNRRGLPAIALSADSALLTAWSNDVGYDHVFSRQIEAFAQPNDLVIGISTSGRSKNILEAFETAQRFGVPSIGILGGDGGHARSRCDLSIVVPASDPQHIQEVQIIVIHLLCELVEAWVVNHEQKPKRQRLRLQNRNHSGMAVETASIQTKTAFAG; encoded by the coding sequence ATGAAACGAATTGCATTGATCAGTGAACATGCTTCACCGTTTGGGATCTTAGGCGGAGTGGATAGTGGGGGTCAGAATGTCTATGTCGGACAGTTGGCAAAGCATTTAGCAAAACGTGGGTATCAAGTGGATATCTTTACGAGACGCGATCGAGCTTTGCTGCCAGAAATTGCAGAGTGGAGTGAAGGAGTTCGATTAATCCATGTTCCTGCGGGCGATCCAGTGGAGATTCGCAAAGAGGATTTACTCCCGTACATGCAGGAATTTACAGCGTATATGTTGCGGTTTTGTCAGCAGACGCACTATGATTTGGTACATGCAAATTTCTGGATGTCTGGACTGGTTGCAGCAGAATTAAAGCGAGTGTTGCAAATTCCGTTTGTGATTACGTTTCATGCTTTGGGACGGGTTCGACGCTTTCATCAAGGTGGGAATGATGAGTTTCCAGATGAACGGTTTGACATTGAGGATCGATTAGTTCGAGAAGCCGATCGCATTATTGCTGAATGTCCGCAAGATGAGACTGATTTAGTTCAACTTTACAATGCTGATCCACACAAGATTACGATCATTCCTTGTGGGTTTGATCCATCTGAATTCTGGTGTTTGGATAAAGCACTGGCGAGAGTTGCGATTGGACTGAATCCAGACGATCGAATCATTCTACAACTCGGTCGAATGGTTCCACGCAAAGGAGTTGATACCGCGATCGCAGGTTTTGCCAAGTTCTGTGAGAAGACTCCCGCAAAATTGATCATTGTTGGTGGTGAACTCAATGATAGCGATCCGAGAATTGCCAAAGAAGTCGATCGATTAACTGCGATCGCAACTGAGCTAAATGTTTCTGATCGAGTGCATTTCGTGGGTCGTAAAGGTCGAGAAGTCTTGCGATACTACTACAGTGCCGCAGATGTGTTTATCACAACGCCTTGGTATGAGCCATTTGGAATTACTCCACTCGAATCAATGGCTTGTGGAACGCCTGTGATTGGTGCAAATGTCGGTGGAGTCAAATTCTCAGTCGCAGATGGTGAAACAGGCTATCTAGTTCCGCCTAATCAACCGGATGCGATCGCGGATCGTCTCTCTCATTTGTATGCCCACCCAACTTTGCTCAAGAAACTGAGTCAGCAAGCGATTCGACGCGCCAATGATCACTTTACTTGGCAGAGTGTTGCAGATTCGATGGCAACCTTGTATCAGTCGATTTTGATTGATTCAAGTCCATTAGATTCGACTGCGGTAATCGATCGAGGATTTACTTCAGTCATCACAGCAATCCAATCTGCACAGCAATGCCTTCAAACTGAACTAATACAAGCTGCAACGCTGATCACGAATTGCTTTACTCAGGGCGGTAAAGTTCTGATTTGTGGAAATGGTGGCAGTGCGGCAGATGCTCAACATTGTGCAGCGGAATTTGTTGGACGGTTCAAAATTCCAAATCGTCGAGGACTTCCAGCGATCGCGCTTTCGGCGGATAGTGCTTTGCTTACCGCTTGGTCGAATGATGTTGGATATGATCACGTTTTTTCCCGTCAGATTGAAGCATTTGCACAACCGAATGATTTAGTGATTGGAATTAGCACCAGTGGTCGATCGAAGAACATTCTCGAAGCCTTTGAAACGGCTCAACGGTTTGGAGTTCCGAGCATTGGAATTTTAGGCGGAGATGGAGGACATGCACGATCGCGGTGTGATTTATCGATCGTGGTTCCGGCAAGTGACCCACAACATATTCAGGAAGTGCAAATTATTGTGATTCATCTGCTCTGTGAGTTAGTTGAAGCATGGGTGGTGAATCACGAACAGAAACCGAAGCGACAACGATTGAGATTGCAGAATCGGAATCATTCGGGCATGGCAGTTGAAACCGCGTCTATACAAACAAAAACTGCCTTCGCAGGTTGA